GCGTTTCGCCGCAGTTCGGAGAACGCGTAGCTCTGGCTGAGGGCCATTCGATACGAGCGGGTGCTCGTCATCGCATCGAACGCGTCCGCCACGGCCAGAATGCACGCCTCCAGGGATGGCTCCTGCCCATCGGTGTGCCCGGTACCGCCGTAGCCGGAGCCGTCGTAGCTGGAGTGGTGGGCGGATGCGATCTCGACCATCGGTCTGAGGAACTCGACCTCGGCGAGGATCTCTTCGACCATGTGCGCGTGCCGCTGCAGCTCGCTGTACTCGTCCGTGGTGAGCCTGCCGCGCTTGCGAATCAGGTCTCTCGGCACGGCGAGCTTGCCAACGTCGTGGATGAGCGCGGCCCACTCGAGCCGCTCGAGCCTCGTCCCCCGGAACCCCATCTGCTGCCCGCACAGCACGGAGAACTGGGCCACCCGTTCGGTGTGGCCTCTCGTGTAGAGGTCCTTGGCTTCGAGGGCTTTGACGAAACCGCGCAGCGTGGCGGCGTGCGCCTCTCGCAGTTGCCCGAACGACGCGAAGGCCTGGTAGCCGATGATGAACACGATGAACACGAGCGGCAGCACGACCTCGGTGCGCGTGATCGTGGCGCCGAGCAGGCCCCCGACGAATCCCATGGCGACATAGGAAGGGAGCAGTTCACTCATGTGTGACCAGGGTTTGACGTTCTGTCTGAACACTGTCCGGACGGCGAATGCTACGAATGCGTAGTTGATGGATGCGTGCACTGCGGCCGCGATGGCACTGCCCAACGCGACCCAGGCCCAGAAGGCGCCGGCGCCACTTGCCTGTGCGATCCGCAAGAAGATCTCGACTGTGAGCGATGAAATAGCGGCCGTCACCACCAGTTGGCCGAAGTTGGCGACCGGTTGGAAGATGCGCCGCTCGCGAACATCACGGGCGCTCACCGCGCCGAGCGCCGCCATCGTCGCCACACCCAGAGCAGCGCTGCCCGGCCCAAAGGCCACCGCGGCCGTCAGACCAACCATCACGGTGGGACTCATCAACAGGCGATCGTTGACCTCCACCGACCGCCAGTCGAAGAACGCAAAGGCGGCGGCGAAC
The nucleotide sequence above comes from bacterium BMS3Abin02. Encoded proteins:
- the rpfG_1 gene encoding cyclic di-GMP phosphodiesterase response regulator RpfG yields the protein MARRTTRIWNERRAKVVVASLYASGGIAVLVFLAVRESFPPIGLWLAFAAAFAFFDWRSVEVNDRLLMSPTVMVGLTAAVAFGPGSAALGVATMAALGAVSARDVRERRIFQPVANFGQLVVTAAISSLTVEIFLRIAQASGAGAFWAWVALGSAIAAAVHASINYAFVAFAVRTVFRQNVKPWSHMSELLPSYVAMGFVGGLLGATITRTEVVLPLVFIVFIIGYQAFASFGQLREAHAATLRGFVKALEAKDLYTRGHTERVAQFSVLCGQQMGFRGTRLERLEWAALIHDVGKLAVPRDLIRKRGRLTTDEYSELQRHAHMVEEILAEVEFLRPMVEIASAHHSSYDGSGYGGTGHTDGQEPSLEACILAVADAFDAMTSTRSYRMALSQSYAFSELRRNAGKQFNPEVVETFIAAMEGTNRRYGSPYLHDPVEARRLAEGKVETHG